A stretch of Nitrospirota bacterium DNA encodes these proteins:
- a CDS encoding nucleotidyl transferase AbiEii/AbiGii toxin family protein: MIDKQEIMDLAREFGLAPNIVEKDYVLGWLLAGIAHHHALGSSWIFKGGTCLKKCFFETYRFSEDLDFTLRDPDHLKEEFLSKTFAEVATWTYEATGIELPADAHRFDIYTNPRGGQSAQGRLGFRGPLGMRGDLPRIRLDLTADEVVVLEAAKRPVHHPYSDGPGGGIEILCYRFEEVFAEKLRALRDRLRPRDLYDVIHLHRYNGAAPDRHLLMDALEKKCAFKGFSVPTMVDLTNHPGLRELQADWESMLKHQLPTLPPFEQFWQELPGVLEWMQGSAQKKELPAFPITVTEIDEPWRPPAMAQAWHSPVPLETIRFAAANRLCVELGYQGSRRLIEPYSLRRTKDGRFLLYAVKHQTGESRSYRVDRIQGATVTQIPFVPRYAVELTASGPFLTPPTAQRSTEGSGSGARIRSSSARGRGRPTYVFECSYCGKKFSRTKNNGRLNPHKDKNGYRCSGRSGYLVDTKH; the protein is encoded by the coding sequence GTGATCGACAAGCAAGAAATCATGGACCTCGCGAGAGAATTCGGGCTCGCCCCGAACATCGTTGAGAAGGACTATGTCCTGGGTTGGTTATTGGCGGGCATCGCGCACCACCATGCACTTGGCTCAAGCTGGATCTTCAAGGGAGGCACATGTCTCAAGAAATGCTTTTTCGAGACGTACCGTTTCTCGGAAGACCTGGATTTCACCTTGAGAGATCCGGATCACCTGAAGGAGGAATTCCTTTCGAAAACGTTTGCCGAAGTCGCTACATGGACTTATGAGGCGACCGGCATAGAGCTGCCTGCCGATGCGCACCGCTTCGATATCTACACGAATCCCAGGGGCGGTCAGTCGGCACAAGGGCGGCTCGGATTCAGAGGCCCCTTGGGGATGCGCGGCGATCTGCCGCGGATCAGGCTCGATTTGACGGCCGATGAAGTGGTCGTGCTGGAGGCGGCGAAGCGTCCCGTGCACCATCCGTATTCGGACGGACCGGGCGGCGGAATCGAAATACTCTGCTATCGATTCGAGGAGGTATTCGCGGAGAAGTTGCGGGCGCTGAGGGATCGGCTGAGGCCGCGAGACCTCTACGATGTCATCCACCTGCATCGGTACAATGGAGCCGCGCCGGACCGTCACCTCCTGATGGATGCCCTTGAGAAGAAGTGCGCCTTCAAAGGTTTCTCCGTTCCGACAATGGTGGATCTCACGAATCACCCCGGCCTCCGGGAGTTGCAAGCGGATTGGGAAAGCATGCTCAAACACCAGTTGCCAACCCTCCCGCCCTTCGAGCAGTTTTGGCAGGAACTGCCCGGGGTTCTCGAATGGATGCAAGGCAGCGCACAGAAGAAGGAACTGCCTGCGTTCCCGATCACCGTCACCGAGATTGACGAGCCATGGCGCCCGCCCGCCATGGCACAGGCTTGGCACTCACCGGTTCCGCTTGAGACGATTCGTTTCGCAGCAGCGAACCGGCTCTGCGTAGAGCTTGGATACCAAGGCAGCCGACGGCTCATCGAGCCTTATTCGTTGCGGCGAACCAAGGACGGTCGTTTCCTTCTCTACGCTGTCAAGCACCAAACAGGAGAATCCAGATCCTATCGCGTGGATCGGATTCAGGGAGCAACCGTGACGCAAATTCCGTTCGTGCCCAGGTATGCGGTTGAGCTGACCGCTTCCGGTCCCTTCCTCACGCCTCCGACGGCCCAACGGTCCACAGAGGGCAGCGGCTCAGGCGCTCGAATTCGGTCTTCGAGTGCACGGGGACGGGGGAGACCCACCTACGTGTTTGAATGTTCCTACTGCGGGAAGAAGTTCAGTCGAACGAAGAATAACGGACGTCTAAACCCCCACAAAGACAAAAATGGCTACCGGTGCTCGGGCCGATCGGGTTATCTTGTCGACACGAAACATTGA
- a CDS encoding methyltransferase domain-containing protein — protein sequence MASLYDADSAWHDYDAECRFIERAARPAQASRGATLLDLCCGTGSHALVLARKGHHVTGIDASRRMVDLATRKARESGLARRARFQLGNVLELRSNGRRFDGAYMLGLSALLDFLFGSMLPLCAAVGSLLRPGGFFVFDLHVGTTHPHTPPRGTARYRVGSTLAGLRIREERHPGDGFRIYRYDWTLESGGEKRQVRAWERLRIVRESDLAGLMSALRASGRWGSVELGNTDRFKNGYRVLHLRKRNGGT from the coding sequence TTGGCCTCCCTCTATGATGCCGATAGCGCGTGGCACGATTACGACGCGGAATGCCGCTTCATCGAACGAGCGGCCCGCCCCGCGCAAGCCTCCCGCGGAGCAACCCTGCTCGACCTGTGCTGCGGAACGGGTTCGCATGCGCTGGTGCTGGCCCGGAAAGGACACCATGTCACGGGAATCGACGCATCGCGGCGAATGGTGGACCTGGCGACCCGGAAGGCCCGCGAGTCCGGTCTCGCGCGCCGAGCACGTTTTCAGTTGGGGAATGTGCTGGAGCTTCGTTCGAATGGGCGGCGATTCGACGGGGCATACATGTTGGGTCTCAGCGCACTCCTGGACTTCCTGTTCGGAAGCATGCTTCCCCTCTGTGCGGCGGTGGGATCGCTCCTGCGCCCTGGAGGATTCTTTGTGTTTGACCTGCACGTGGGTACAACCCATCCCCACACTCCACCGCGCGGGACCGCGCGATACCGCGTAGGCTCCACGCTCGCCGGTTTGCGCATTCGGGAGGAGCGTCATCCGGGAGACGGGTTCAGGATCTACCGATATGACTGGACGCTCGAATCCGGTGGAGAGAAGCGGCAGGTCCGGGCTTGGGAGCGGCTCCGGATCGTGAGGGAATCCGACTTGGCGGGACTTATGAGCGCCCTTCGGGCGTCGGGGCGATGGGGATCGGTCGAGCTGGGGAACACCGACAGGTTCAAAAATGGCTACCGGGTTTTACACCTTCGAAAACGCAACGGAGGCACCTGA
- the queD gene encoding 6-carboxytetrahydropterin synthase QueD, with product MFRVTRILNFCYGHRLLNYEGKCKHPHGHNGRVEIELTSDKLDKRGMVVDFGDIKRVVQEWIDRELDHKMILRKDDPLVSSLSALGEPYFTMDVNPTAENLAKLIFDFVSAQQYPVSTVRLWETENSFATYSGTP from the coding sequence ATGTTTCGAGTTACCCGCATTCTCAACTTCTGCTACGGGCACCGTCTTTTGAATTATGAAGGGAAGTGCAAGCACCCGCACGGTCACAACGGCCGGGTGGAAATCGAACTGACATCGGACAAGCTGGATAAACGGGGGATGGTGGTGGATTTCGGCGACATCAAGCGGGTGGTTCAGGAATGGATCGATCGAGAACTTGACCACAAGATGATTCTTCGTAAGGACGATCCGCTCGTGTCCAGCCTGTCCGCCCTTGGCGAGCCCTACTTTACCATGGACGTGAATCCGACGGCCGAGAACCTGGCCAAGCTGATTTTCGATTTCGTGAGTGCTCAGCAGTACCCCGTGAGCACCGTCCGCCTCTGGGAAACCGAGAACTCCTTCGCGACTTATTCGGGGACTCCGTAG
- a CDS encoding helicase, producing the protein MKIPYVIDNQTHHLQGVLKALLEAHKGRSLDVASAYFTVGGFGLVKEGLSGLGNLRLLLGSEPTTGEQIGLRPDPAAIRGLIRKDLEALPFEERTLSLVEDLIAYLRRESVLVRLHDEGFLHAKCWLFYSDRPGQQMLFDRFRPIVAIVGSSNFTVPGLTSNRELNLAHKVLLEKTEAEDTEAARSVAWLSDAKPSERITVENRQLLKSEVGARAIIELEQWYDRQWEDARDFKHDLIDLLDASKFGQKEYTPYQVYLKALYEYFKDELEDAPLTGMRSAVELAEFQEDAVKKARKILGIYHGVMVADSVGLGKTWIGKKLLEDFAYHMRQKALVICPASLRDMWERELREASISATVVSQEELGREEFDPSPFGDADVLLVDESHNFRNRTAQRYGSLERIIGTNGGRGRDGMPKKIILLTATPISNDLLDLYNQFCLVTKGDRSYFAACGIGDLHKYFLRARRESRANSATFALYNLLEEAVIRRTRPHIRKAYPEATIRGKKIHFPERKLKTVRYDLERTYAGIYEGIVSGIDKLKLAPYNLEDYKKEGVQVDEMEAGREEALVGIFKSRYLKRFESSVEAFRISVRRALSFLKTFEEYILGGRLIRSSDFEKAMRYVASEEEEDDATPLSRAEEIDANEEARKVLESVGTVDPNLYDLRKLHRAVQHDVEILNDIWLRIKDIKPEADAKLSRLKDLLSTDFLGKRVLIFTHYKDTARYLYRHLGHPENPAAEAFRKSLGGVSIRRMDSGADPKERLRIVQGFAPKANDRPDWIGTDREIHILVSTDVLSEGQNLQDCGHLINYDLHWNPTRMVQRAGRIDRIGSDFDVLWIYNMFPDAGLDRLLGLVERLSRKIADIDRAGFLDASVLGETVHPRNFNTLRRISEEDGAVMEEEEQFAELASSEFLLQQLRGVIGAGGKEMLDSIPDGIHSGLVKAGAKGIFFFFQADVPGSGVMNFWKYYDSKTDDILDNRYIIGNLIACDRDTPRVVEPSMFKNVFEIQERIIESILRSLEEQKALQSAPRSVDPIQQTLATILQGYANHPDLDRKRTIEVIRFLSRPLLGVQVAELRSAHKAFQRGKDVRGLVGVIEDLMGKYGAAGGVGAGGSNRKPTQLSRESLRLVCFDFMSGG; encoded by the coding sequence ATGAAAATACCCTATGTCATCGACAATCAAACACACCATTTGCAGGGTGTCCTCAAGGCGCTTCTCGAAGCGCACAAGGGCCGATCCCTCGATGTGGCCTCGGCCTATTTCACGGTCGGCGGCTTCGGCCTGGTGAAAGAGGGCCTGTCCGGGCTTGGCAATCTTCGACTCCTGCTTGGCTCTGAACCGACCACAGGGGAACAGATTGGCCTCCGGCCCGATCCGGCGGCGATTCGGGGCCTGATTCGCAAGGACCTTGAAGCCCTCCCCTTTGAGGAAAGGACCCTAAGCCTTGTCGAGGACCTGATCGCCTACCTACGCCGTGAATCGGTCTTGGTGCGTCTCCACGATGAGGGATTTCTCCACGCCAAATGTTGGCTGTTCTACTCGGACCGACCGGGGCAGCAGATGCTGTTTGATCGCTTTCGGCCCATCGTGGCCATCGTCGGGTCCTCCAACTTCACCGTGCCCGGCCTTACGTCAAACCGGGAACTGAATCTCGCGCACAAAGTTCTTCTGGAAAAGACAGAGGCTGAGGATACTGAGGCCGCCCGATCCGTCGCCTGGCTCTCCGACGCGAAGCCGAGCGAGAGAATCACCGTAGAGAACAGGCAGCTCCTCAAGAGCGAGGTGGGTGCCCGCGCCATCATTGAGCTGGAACAATGGTACGACCGACAATGGGAGGACGCGCGGGATTTCAAGCACGATCTCATCGACCTGCTCGACGCGTCGAAATTCGGTCAGAAGGAATACACGCCTTACCAAGTCTACCTCAAGGCGCTCTACGAATATTTCAAGGATGAACTGGAAGACGCCCCGCTGACTGGCATGCGCTCAGCGGTAGAGTTGGCGGAATTCCAAGAGGACGCAGTCAAGAAAGCCCGCAAGATCCTTGGGATTTACCACGGAGTCATGGTCGCGGACTCCGTCGGCCTCGGGAAAACGTGGATCGGAAAGAAGCTCCTCGAAGACTTCGCCTACCACATGCGCCAGAAGGCGCTGGTCATCTGCCCGGCAAGCCTGCGCGACATGTGGGAGCGTGAGCTGCGGGAAGCCAGCATCTCGGCGACGGTTGTCTCCCAGGAAGAGTTGGGACGGGAGGAGTTCGACCCGTCTCCCTTCGGCGATGCCGACGTCCTCCTGGTGGACGAATCCCACAATTTCCGAAATCGCACGGCCCAACGGTATGGAAGCCTCGAGAGGATTATCGGCACCAACGGGGGCAGGGGCCGGGACGGCATGCCCAAGAAGATCATCCTGCTGACGGCCACGCCGATCAGCAATGACCTGCTGGACCTGTACAATCAATTCTGCCTCGTCACGAAGGGTGATCGCAGCTATTTCGCGGCCTGCGGAATCGGAGACCTGCACAAGTATTTCCTCCGGGCCAGGCGGGAATCACGAGCAAACAGCGCCACGTTTGCGCTCTACAACCTCCTGGAAGAAGCGGTCATCCGCCGAACCCGTCCGCACATTCGGAAAGCCTACCCGGAGGCCACGATCCGCGGGAAAAAGATTCATTTCCCGGAGCGAAAACTGAAGACCGTCCGCTACGACTTGGAACGCACCTATGCCGGTATCTATGAGGGCATTGTCTCGGGGATCGACAAGTTGAAACTCGCCCCCTACAACTTGGAGGACTACAAGAAGGAGGGGGTGCAGGTGGACGAGATGGAAGCAGGCCGTGAGGAGGCGCTCGTCGGCATTTTCAAGAGCCGTTATCTCAAGAGGTTCGAGTCGAGCGTTGAGGCATTTCGAATCAGCGTCCGCCGCGCCCTCTCATTCCTGAAGACGTTCGAGGAATACATCCTGGGCGGCCGTCTGATCAGAAGCTCAGACTTCGAGAAGGCGATGAGATACGTGGCGAGCGAGGAAGAGGAGGACGATGCGACGCCGCTATCGCGGGCGGAGGAAATTGACGCCAATGAGGAGGCGCGCAAGGTTCTTGAATCTGTTGGGACGGTCGATCCGAATCTCTACGACCTCCGAAAGCTCCACAGGGCCGTTCAACACGACGTTGAAATCCTTAACGACATCTGGCTCCGCATCAAGGACATCAAACCCGAGGCCGATGCCAAGCTTTCACGGCTCAAGGATCTGCTCTCCACGGATTTTCTCGGGAAGAGAGTCCTGATCTTCACCCATTACAAGGACACGGCACGATACCTGTATCGCCACTTGGGGCACCCCGAGAATCCCGCCGCCGAGGCGTTCCGGAAATCACTCGGAGGCGTGAGCATCCGCCGGATGGACAGCGGAGCCGACCCCAAGGAGCGGCTCCGAATCGTCCAGGGATTCGCCCCCAAGGCAAACGACAGGCCCGACTGGATCGGCACGGATCGGGAAATTCATATCCTTGTTTCAACGGACGTGCTCTCCGAGGGGCAGAATCTCCAGGACTGTGGGCATCTCATCAACTACGACCTCCATTGGAACCCGACCAGGATGGTCCAGCGAGCGGGTCGGATTGATCGCATTGGGAGCGATTTCGACGTTCTCTGGATCTACAACATGTTTCCGGACGCCGGATTGGATCGCCTGCTCGGATTGGTCGAGCGACTGAGCAGAAAAATCGCCGACATTGATCGGGCGGGGTTCTTAGATGCCAGCGTTCTTGGCGAAACCGTTCATCCCCGGAATTTCAACACCCTTCGGCGGATCAGCGAGGAAGATGGCGCCGTCATGGAGGAGGAGGAACAATTCGCGGAACTGGCAAGCAGCGAATTCCTGCTCCAACAGTTGAGGGGGGTCATCGGGGCCGGCGGGAAGGAAATGCTGGATTCGATCCCGGATGGTATCCACTCCGGCCTCGTAAAGGCGGGAGCCAAGGGGATCTTCTTCTTTTTCCAGGCGGACGTTCCGGGATCGGGTGTCATGAATTTCTGGAAGTACTACGATTCGAAAACGGATGACATTCTGGATAACAGGTACATTATCGGGAATCTGATCGCCTGTGACCGCGACACCCCACGGGTGGTCGAGCCGAGCATGTTCAAGAATGTCTTCGAAATCCAGGAGAGGATCATCGAGAGCATTCTCAGGTCCCTAGAAGAACAGAAGGCACTACAGTCTGCGCCGCGCTCAGTGGATCCCATCCAGCAAACTCTGGCGACCATTCTTCAAGGCTATGCGAACCACCCAGACCTGGATCGGAAGCGCACGATCGAAGTGATCCGATTCCTGAGTCGGCCCTTGCTGGGCGTCCAGGTGGCGGAGTTGCGGTCCGCCCACAAGGCCTTCCAAAGGGGAAAGGACGTGAGGGGATTGGTTGGAGTGATAGAGGATCTCATGGGGAAGTATGGGGCCGCCGGGGGCGTGGGGGCCGGAGGTTCAAACCGCAAGCCCACGCAGCTCAGCCGTGAGAGCCTGCGCTTGGTCTGCTTTGACTTCATGTCCGGCGGGTAG
- the rpmG gene encoding 50S ribosomal protein L33, with protein MRALLSLACEVCKRRNYTSSKNKTTTPDKLQFKKYCRFCRKHTNHKETKV; from the coding sequence ATGCGCGCGTTACTGTCGCTGGCCTGTGAAGTTTGCAAGCGCCGGAACTATACGTCGTCCAAGAACAAGACGACCACGCCGGACAAACTGCAGTTCAAGAAGTACTGCCGGTTTTGCAGGAAGCATACCAACCATAAGGAAACGAAGGTCTGA
- a CDS encoding SDR family oxidoreductase, whose product MMDLRGRSVLVTGAARRVGRAIALVLGERGASVAVHYRSSRNDAMDTVRQIRAMGARSAAVRGDLARIDGARAVVQQAERELGGLSVLIHCASVYEPRPWENTTEADWEKHMNVNARGAFFLSQQAAKGMKQRRGGKIINIIDSDVTRPYRNYTAYFASKAALVGLTRALAVELAPEIQVNAVAPGAVLLPDEWGIKIRRSIIRATPLKRIGSPEDIARTVVFLVEGSDFITGAVIPVDGGRHLA is encoded by the coding sequence TTGATGGATTTGCGCGGTCGTTCCGTTCTGGTTACGGGCGCGGCGCGCCGCGTGGGCCGGGCGATTGCTCTCGTGCTCGGAGAACGTGGCGCAAGTGTGGCCGTGCACTATCGCTCATCCCGGAACGACGCGATGGACACCGTGCGGCAGATCCGCGCGATGGGAGCGCGGTCCGCGGCCGTCCGGGGCGATCTGGCTCGAATCGACGGCGCGCGCGCGGTGGTGCAACAAGCCGAGCGGGAGCTGGGTGGACTATCTGTCCTCATCCATTGCGCTTCGGTCTATGAGCCCCGGCCCTGGGAGAACACGACGGAGGCGGATTGGGAGAAGCACATGAACGTCAATGCGCGGGGCGCTTTTTTTCTGTCCCAACAAGCGGCAAAGGGGATGAAACAACGGCGCGGCGGCAAGATCATCAACATTATCGACTCCGATGTGACACGGCCCTACCGGAACTACACCGCCTATTTCGCCTCGAAGGCGGCGCTGGTGGGATTGACGCGGGCCCTCGCCGTGGAGCTGGCGCCTGAGATTCAAGTGAATGCGGTGGCCCCGGGTGCGGTTCTCCTACCTGATGAATGGGGAATCAAGATCCGACGTTCCATCATCCGCGCAACGCCATTGAAGCGCATCGGGTCGCCGGAAGACATCGCGCGAACGGTCGTCTTCCTTGTAGAAGGGTCGGACTTCATCACCGGGGCCGTCATCCCCGTCGATGGCGGCCGGCATCTGGCTTGA
- a CDS encoding MFS transporter has product MIRRRYQTCSARTTRRQGRAVHLDDGITAWYVSPPVEILKDRSFQLVTASNFFFHLTFTAFFLLPLYVQSLGGDEAEIGIIMGSFGLTSMFLIPLVGNLLDRYGRKPFLLLGCILMAVVSLAFGLIRDYDPFLFGALRALQGASFSCAFIAANALIVDFAEPSERARAIGYFGVFTLVTHAIGPIIGEVLHGVIGYRYGFLISTGWSLVGLLFVFPLREPDRPAEARGGGHPPRESIGMRLRTPLATALLTGASFVAVLIFVPVLMETRGLRPVSTFFIGYTAAATAMRLFCGGLSDRWGRRPTISLFLTVFCLSTLVLTFAPKMERGLWPLIIFVSLAFGASHGMLYPTLSALVVDMMQENQKGRAVAYYSGAFNVGATLAAFALGPVLKAYGYTIMFVCSTAAALLALLVFHIPTTVPGAKRADGT; this is encoded by the coding sequence ATGATTCGCCGAAGGTACCAGACTTGCAGCGCGCGGACAACGCGGCGCCAAGGTCGGGCCGTCCACCTTGATGATGGGATCACCGCGTGGTACGTTTCTCCGCCCGTGGAGATCCTCAAGGACCGCTCGTTCCAACTGGTCACCGCGAGCAATTTTTTCTTTCATCTGACCTTCACGGCCTTTTTTCTCCTGCCTTTGTACGTTCAGTCGCTCGGCGGCGACGAGGCCGAGATCGGCATTATCATGGGATCTTTCGGGCTGACGTCCATGTTCCTGATTCCGCTCGTGGGCAATCTACTGGATCGATACGGACGGAAGCCTTTCCTGTTGCTCGGCTGCATCTTGATGGCCGTTGTTTCCCTGGCCTTCGGACTGATTCGGGACTACGACCCGTTCCTGTTTGGCGCCCTCCGAGCCTTGCAAGGGGCCAGCTTCTCCTGCGCCTTCATTGCGGCCAACGCGCTCATCGTGGATTTCGCGGAGCCCTCCGAGCGCGCCCGCGCCATTGGATATTTCGGCGTCTTTACGCTCGTCACGCACGCGATCGGGCCCATAATCGGCGAAGTTCTCCACGGAGTGATCGGCTATCGGTACGGTTTCCTTATTTCGACGGGCTGGAGCCTCGTGGGACTCCTTTTCGTGTTTCCGCTGCGAGAACCCGACCGGCCGGCCGAGGCCCGGGGCGGCGGCCATCCGCCTCGTGAATCGATCGGAATGCGGCTCCGGACGCCCCTGGCGACCGCCCTGCTGACAGGAGCCAGCTTCGTGGCCGTCCTCATCTTCGTGCCCGTACTGATGGAGACCCGGGGGTTGCGCCCCGTGAGCACTTTCTTCATTGGATACACGGCCGCGGCCACGGCGATGAGGCTTTTCTGCGGCGGCCTGTCGGATCGATGGGGGCGGCGTCCGACCATCTCGCTTTTTCTCACCGTGTTCTGTCTGAGCACGCTGGTGCTGACGTTTGCGCCGAAAATGGAGCGCGGACTCTGGCCGCTGATCATTTTCGTTTCCCTGGCCTTCGGCGCGAGCCACGGCATGCTCTATCCCACTCTCAGCGCTCTGGTGGTGGACATGATGCAAGAGAACCAGAAGGGCCGCGCCGTCGCCTACTACAGTGGCGCGTTCAATGTGGGCGCAACGCTGGCGGCGTTTGCCCTGGGACCCGTGCTGAAGGCCTACGGCTACACCATCATGTTTGTGTGCTCCACGGCCGCCGCCTTGCTGGCTCTTCTGGTCTTTCACATCCCGACCACCGTCCCGGGGGCGAAACGAGCCGATGGAACTTGA
- a CDS encoding 7-cyano-7-deazaguanine synthase, with the protein MAAEVLVLLSGGLDSAVLLAWVKAQGRTPVVLDFDFPARLNAERRAAESLARSAGIERIHRVSLPFVETPNEAFSNYIPRRNLMFYGIAASMAEQWSLPEIYGGHIRSDADSFPDARPEYFESLNTLIAAASLRSGNHRCRIITPFVSMDKPQIVRMGNDLGVPFELTWSCLRDGDAHCRECSSCRERHSGFHGAGVTDPLERD; encoded by the coding sequence ATGGCCGCGGAAGTCCTGGTTCTGCTTTCAGGCGGTTTGGATTCGGCCGTTCTCCTGGCCTGGGTGAAGGCGCAGGGGAGAACGCCCGTTGTTCTGGATTTCGACTTTCCGGCACGCCTCAACGCGGAACGGCGGGCCGCGGAATCCCTTGCGCGATCGGCCGGCATTGAGCGGATCCACCGCGTCTCGCTCCCGTTCGTTGAAACTCCGAACGAAGCCTTCTCGAATTACATCCCGCGCCGGAATCTGATGTTCTACGGCATCGCCGCGTCGATGGCGGAGCAGTGGTCCTTACCGGAGATCTACGGCGGCCACATCCGATCGGATGCGGATTCCTTCCCGGATGCCCGTCCGGAGTACTTCGAATCCCTCAATACCCTGATTGCGGCCGCTTCCCTTCGCTCCGGAAACCACCGTTGCCGAATTATTACGCCTTTCGTTTCAATGGATAAACCGCAGATCGTGCGGATGGGAAACGACCTGGGCGTGCCCTTTGAACTCACCTGGAGCTGCCTTCGAGACGGAGACGCCCACTGCCGGGAATGCTCCTCCTGCCGGGAGCGTCATTCGGGGTTCCATGGAGCCGGTGTGACGGATCCACTGGAGCGCGATTGA
- the rplK gene encoding 50S ribosomal protein L11 has protein sequence MAPKKEMRKIKLMIPGGQASPSPPVGPALGQHGVNIGEFVKDFNSKTQKESGTILPVEVTVYSDRSFTYVVKVPPVSELLKKAANIIKGTAQPGREKVGTVTMAQVKEIAQKKLPDLNTDSVESAMRTVAGTARSMGITVEGN, from the coding sequence ATGGCTCCCAAGAAGGAGATGCGCAAAATCAAGCTGATGATCCCGGGCGGCCAGGCGAGCCCGTCCCCACCGGTCGGTCCGGCCCTCGGCCAGCACGGCGTCAACATCGGCGAGTTCGTGAAGGACTTCAACTCGAAGACCCAGAAAGAGTCGGGAACGATTCTTCCGGTGGAGGTGACGGTCTACTCGGACCGCAGCTTCACCTACGTTGTGAAAGTCCCGCCGGTTTCGGAGCTTCTCAAGAAGGCTGCCAACATTATTAAGGGAACCGCCCAGCCGGGCCGCGAAAAAGTGGGAACGGTTACGATGGCCCAGGTGAAGGAAATCGCGCAGAAGAAGCTGCCCGACCTCAACACGGACAGCGTGGAGTCCGCCATGCGCACCGTGGCGGGCACGGCGAGAAGCATGGGCATTACCGTGGAGGGGAACTGA
- the nusG gene encoding transcription termination/antitermination factor NusG, with protein MNKKWYLVHTLSGYENVAKSCLEDRVKASGLQEYFDNILIPSQEVTETKRNKPKTVKRPVFSGYILVKMDLNEKTWHLVRNTPRVTGFVGGNKTPAIIPDSEVEDLSKQIEDGTLKMKPGTTLEKGDHVRVTAGPFVGFSGIVDELNVDHKTVKVTFSIFGRPTPVELDIDQVERD; from the coding sequence GTGAACAAGAAGTGGTATCTCGTTCACACCCTCTCGGGCTATGAAAACGTGGCCAAGTCCTGTCTCGAGGACCGGGTGAAGGCGAGTGGCCTCCAGGAGTATTTCGACAATATCCTGATCCCCTCACAGGAAGTCACGGAAACCAAGAGGAACAAGCCCAAGACGGTCAAGCGGCCGGTTTTTTCGGGCTACATCCTCGTGAAGATGGACCTGAACGAGAAGACCTGGCACCTGGTGCGGAACACCCCGCGCGTCACGGGATTTGTCGGTGGGAACAAGACGCCGGCCATCATCCCGGACTCCGAGGTGGAGGATCTGTCGAAACAGATCGAAGACGGCACGCTGAAGATGAAGCCGGGCACCACGCTGGAGAAGGGCGATCACGTCCGCGTCACGGCCGGACCGTTCGTCGGTTTCTCGGGAATCGTGGACGAGCTCAACGTGGACCACAAGACGGTGAAAGTGACGTTCAGCATTTTCGGCCGGCCCACGCCGGTCGAGCTGGACATTGACCAAGTGGAGAGAGACTGA
- the secE gene encoding preprotein translocase subunit SecE, whose amino-acid sequence MADTIVHEGGDKVEEKAPIGERLAEKVKIGSLAQSLSPARIMETVRKSTQYFREVVIELKSVTWPGRKEVMLSTTVVVATCIAVMVILASLDAVFSRVMRWILE is encoded by the coding sequence ATGGCGGACACGATTGTTCACGAAGGCGGTGACAAGGTTGAAGAGAAGGCCCCCATCGGGGAGCGTCTGGCTGAAAAGGTCAAGATCGGCTCCCTGGCCCAGTCTCTTTCCCCCGCCCGGATCATGGAGACGGTGCGAAAATCCACGCAGTATTTCCGCGAGGTCGTCATCGAGCTGAAGAGCGTCACCTGGCCCGGGCGGAAAGAGGTGATGCTTTCGACAACCGTCGTGGTGGCGACGTGCATCGCCGTGATGGTGATCCTGGCGTCGCTCGATGCCGTATTCAGCCGAGTCATGAGGTGGATCCTTGAGTGA